A genomic region of Chaetodon auriga isolate fChaAug3 chromosome 11, fChaAug3.hap1, whole genome shotgun sequence contains the following coding sequences:
- the pcbd1 gene encoding pterin-4-alpha-carbinolamine dehydratase translates to MAGKIQSLTEEERAHLLPVLRNAQWVEVVGRDAIYKEFIFKDFNQAFGFMSRVALQAEKMDHHPEWFNVYNKVQITLSTHDCGGLSQRDITLATFIDQASLM, encoded by the exons ATG GCTGGTAAAATTCAGAGTctgactgaggaggagagggcccACCTACTCCCCGTGCTACGCAACGCTCAGTGGGTGGAGGTCGTGGGCCGGGACGCCATTTACAAAGAGTTTATTTTTAAAGACTTCAATCAG GCTTTCGGTTTCATGTCCAGAGTGGCTTTACAAGCAGAGAAGATGGACCATCACCCTGAGTGGTTTAATGTCTATAATAAG GTCCAGATCACTCTCAGTACACATGACTGCGGGGGGTTGTCCCAGCGTGACATCACTTTGGCCACCTTCATTGACCAGGCGTCACTAATGTGA
- the sgpl1 gene encoding sphingosine-1-phosphate lyase 1 isoform X1, producing the protein MDYWSALEVYKEMVLLYLEEGRRQVNSHCADLEPWQIIAATFVTTLSAVWLKGFLFQQESLTSRIKKQCFRLIRKIPFVGGAIQSQLNKALDDMSTSLCTLKEGMSYTKQLPSKGLSQSQVLEKIREYETLNEVQWEKGCVSGTVYWGDESLTNLLVKVYGDFAWSNPLHPDIFPGVRKMEAEVVRMSCTLFHGGPNSCGTVTSGGTESILMACKAYRDMAYERGVKYPEILAPVSVHAAFDKAAHYFGMKLVHIPLDKKTMKVDVKAMKRAINKNTAMLVCSAPQFPHGIMDPVEEVAKLAVRYGIPLHVDACLGGFLIVFMAKAGYPLAPFDFRLKGVTSISADTHKYGYAPKGSSVVLYSDKKYRHYQYFVAPDWQGGIYASPSVAGSRPGGIIAACWATMMHMGESGYIDATKKIISTARKIKTELCKIKGVFVFGNPEVSVVAIGSDVFDIFRLSNALTSKGWNLNTLQYPSSIHICCTVLHTRPGVADRFVRDVKEQVAIIMKNPKEKTTGMGAIYGMAQSIPDRSLVTEISRGFLDCLYSTEVPKSNTSHMNGNGKAH; encoded by the exons ATGGATTACTGG agTGCCTTGGAGGTGTACAAGGAGATGGTCCTGCTGTACCTGGAGGAGGGCCGGCGGCAGGTCAACTCACACTGTGCAGATCTGGAGCCGTGGCAGATCATCGCAGCCACATTCGTCACCACGCTGAGCGCAGTCTGGCTCAAAGGCTTCCTCTTCCAGCAAGAAA GTCTCACATCCCGAATCAAGAAGCAGTGCTTTCGACTCATCAGAAAAATACCCTTTGTCGGGGGGGCA ATTCAGAGCCAGCTCAACAAGGCTTTGGATGACATGTCTACCAGTCTGTGCACTCTGAAGGAAGGGATGAGCTACACTAAACAGCTGCCCTCAAAAGGTCTCTCTCAGAGCCAAGTGCTGGAGAAAATAAGAGAGTACGAGACCCTGA ATGAGGTGCAGTGGGAGAAAGGATGTGTTTCGGGTACGGTGTATTGGGGTGATGAATCACTGACCAACCTCCTGGTGAAG GTGTATGGAGATTTTGCATGGAGCAACCCGCTTCACCCAGACATCTTTCCTGGCGTAagaaagatggaggcagaggtTGTTCGGATGTCTTGCACACTTTTCCACGGTGGACCTAACTCGTGTGGCACA GTTACTTCAGGGGGAACTGAGAGCATACTGATGGCCTGCAAGGCGTACAGAGACATGGCGTATGAGCGTGGTGTCAAGTACCCTGAAAT TCTCGCTCCTGTGAGCGTCCATGCAGCCTTCGACAAAGCAGCACATTACTTTGGGATGAAGCTCGTTCACATCCCCCTGGACAAGAAAACTATGAAAGTAGACGTGAAG GCTATGAAAAGAGCCATCAACAAGAACACCGCCATGCTCGTGTGCTCGGCGCCGCAGTTTCCTCATGGAATCATGGATCCCGTTGAGGAAGTAGCGAAG CTGGCCGTACGCTACGGCATCCCGCTGCATGTGGATGCCTGTCTGGGAGGTTTTCTCATTGTCTTCATGGCCAAGGCTGGCTACCCACTCGCCCCGTTTGACTTCAGGTTGAAAGGTGTTACCAGCATCTCTGCAGACACCCACAAG TATGGTTACGCCCCCAAAGGTTCCTCCGTGGTCCTCTACAGTGATAAGAAGTACCGTCACTACCAGTACTTTGTAGCCCCAGACTGGCAGGGGGGGATCTACGCCTCGCCCTCTGTTGCAGGTTCCAGGCCGGGAGGAATCATCGCCGCCTGCTGGGCGACCATGATGCACATGGGAGAGAGCGGATACATAGACGCCACCAAGAAAATCATCAGCACAGCTCGCAAAATCAAAACAGA aCTCTGCAAGATAAAaggcgtgtttgtgtttgggaaTCCAGAGGTGTCGGTGGTGGCAATAGGCTCGGATGTTTTTGATATCTTCCGTCTGTCTAATGCACTGACGTCAAAGGGCTGGAATCTGAACACGCTGCAGTACCCATCCAG CATCCATATTTGTTGCACAGTTCTGCACACACGGCCTGGCGTCGCTGACAGGTTTGTCCGTGACGTCAAAGAGCAGGTTGCCATCATCATGAAGAACCCCAAAGAGAAAACCACAGGAATG GGAGCGATCTATGGCATGGCCCAGTCTATCCCAGACAGATCCTTGGTGACAGAGATCTCCAGAGGTTTCCTGGACTGTCTCTACAGCACTGAGGTGCCCAAGTCGAACACCAGCCACATGAACGGCAACGGCAAAGCCCACTGA
- the sgpl1 gene encoding sphingosine-1-phosphate lyase 1 isoform X2 — MSSGSALEVYKEMVLLYLEEGRRQVNSHCADLEPWQIIAATFVTTLSAVWLKGFLFQQESLTSRIKKQCFRLIRKIPFVGGAIQSQLNKALDDMSTSLCTLKEGMSYTKQLPSKGLSQSQVLEKIREYETLNEVQWEKGCVSGTVYWGDESLTNLLVKVYGDFAWSNPLHPDIFPGVRKMEAEVVRMSCTLFHGGPNSCGTVTSGGTESILMACKAYRDMAYERGVKYPEILAPVSVHAAFDKAAHYFGMKLVHIPLDKKTMKVDVKAMKRAINKNTAMLVCSAPQFPHGIMDPVEEVAKLAVRYGIPLHVDACLGGFLIVFMAKAGYPLAPFDFRLKGVTSISADTHKYGYAPKGSSVVLYSDKKYRHYQYFVAPDWQGGIYASPSVAGSRPGGIIAACWATMMHMGESGYIDATKKIISTARKIKTELCKIKGVFVFGNPEVSVVAIGSDVFDIFRLSNALTSKGWNLNTLQYPSSIHICCTVLHTRPGVADRFVRDVKEQVAIIMKNPKEKTTGMGAIYGMAQSIPDRSLVTEISRGFLDCLYSTEVPKSNTSHMNGNGKAH, encoded by the exons ATGTCTTCTGGT agTGCCTTGGAGGTGTACAAGGAGATGGTCCTGCTGTACCTGGAGGAGGGCCGGCGGCAGGTCAACTCACACTGTGCAGATCTGGAGCCGTGGCAGATCATCGCAGCCACATTCGTCACCACGCTGAGCGCAGTCTGGCTCAAAGGCTTCCTCTTCCAGCAAGAAA GTCTCACATCCCGAATCAAGAAGCAGTGCTTTCGACTCATCAGAAAAATACCCTTTGTCGGGGGGGCA ATTCAGAGCCAGCTCAACAAGGCTTTGGATGACATGTCTACCAGTCTGTGCACTCTGAAGGAAGGGATGAGCTACACTAAACAGCTGCCCTCAAAAGGTCTCTCTCAGAGCCAAGTGCTGGAGAAAATAAGAGAGTACGAGACCCTGA ATGAGGTGCAGTGGGAGAAAGGATGTGTTTCGGGTACGGTGTATTGGGGTGATGAATCACTGACCAACCTCCTGGTGAAG GTGTATGGAGATTTTGCATGGAGCAACCCGCTTCACCCAGACATCTTTCCTGGCGTAagaaagatggaggcagaggtTGTTCGGATGTCTTGCACACTTTTCCACGGTGGACCTAACTCGTGTGGCACA GTTACTTCAGGGGGAACTGAGAGCATACTGATGGCCTGCAAGGCGTACAGAGACATGGCGTATGAGCGTGGTGTCAAGTACCCTGAAAT TCTCGCTCCTGTGAGCGTCCATGCAGCCTTCGACAAAGCAGCACATTACTTTGGGATGAAGCTCGTTCACATCCCCCTGGACAAGAAAACTATGAAAGTAGACGTGAAG GCTATGAAAAGAGCCATCAACAAGAACACCGCCATGCTCGTGTGCTCGGCGCCGCAGTTTCCTCATGGAATCATGGATCCCGTTGAGGAAGTAGCGAAG CTGGCCGTACGCTACGGCATCCCGCTGCATGTGGATGCCTGTCTGGGAGGTTTTCTCATTGTCTTCATGGCCAAGGCTGGCTACCCACTCGCCCCGTTTGACTTCAGGTTGAAAGGTGTTACCAGCATCTCTGCAGACACCCACAAG TATGGTTACGCCCCCAAAGGTTCCTCCGTGGTCCTCTACAGTGATAAGAAGTACCGTCACTACCAGTACTTTGTAGCCCCAGACTGGCAGGGGGGGATCTACGCCTCGCCCTCTGTTGCAGGTTCCAGGCCGGGAGGAATCATCGCCGCCTGCTGGGCGACCATGATGCACATGGGAGAGAGCGGATACATAGACGCCACCAAGAAAATCATCAGCACAGCTCGCAAAATCAAAACAGA aCTCTGCAAGATAAAaggcgtgtttgtgtttgggaaTCCAGAGGTGTCGGTGGTGGCAATAGGCTCGGATGTTTTTGATATCTTCCGTCTGTCTAATGCACTGACGTCAAAGGGCTGGAATCTGAACACGCTGCAGTACCCATCCAG CATCCATATTTGTTGCACAGTTCTGCACACACGGCCTGGCGTCGCTGACAGGTTTGTCCGTGACGTCAAAGAGCAGGTTGCCATCATCATGAAGAACCCCAAAGAGAAAACCACAGGAATG GGAGCGATCTATGGCATGGCCCAGTCTATCCCAGACAGATCCTTGGTGACAGAGATCTCCAGAGGTTTCCTGGACTGTCTCTACAGCACTGAGGTGCCCAAGTCGAACACCAGCCACATGAACGGCAACGGCAAAGCCCACTGA
- the pdlim1 gene encoding PDZ and LIM domain protein 1: MPLRVVVQGPGPWGFRLVGGKDFEQPLTISRVTPGSKAAQANLCMGDMILAIDGEPTEHMTHLEAQNKIKGCVEEMVLSIDRSEAKMWSPLASEEGRTHPYKMNLASEPREVKHIGSTHNRSALPFTGFGSKVVTNQYNSPSGLYSSQNMQDFNSAVATANEPSRNAPSDPSPTGKRPSVAADSEVYKMLQENQESDEPPRQSASFKVLQEILETGDSDKPSGFRSVKAPSTKIGSSVGNTDKLPTCDKCGSGIVGMVVKLRDKFRHPECYTCTDCDVNLKQKGHFFVEDQIYCEKHARERVTPPEGYDVVTVFPK; this comes from the exons GTCACCCCCGGCAGTAAAGCCGCCCAGGCCAACCTGTGTATGGGAGACATGATCTTGGCTATCGACGGCGAGCCGACAGAGCACATGACTCACTTGGAAGCACAGAACAAAATCAAGGGTTGCGTAGAGGAGATGGTGCTCTCCATAGACAG GTCAGAAGCTAAAATGTGGTCGCCGCTCGCATCTGAGGAAGGGAGGACACATCCATACAAGATGAATCTCGCGTCAGAGCCGAGG gaGGTGAAACACATCGGCTCCACCCACAACAGGAGCGCTCTGCCGTTCACTGGTTTTGGCTCCAAGGTCGTGACCAACCAGTACAACAGCCCCTCTGGTCTCTACTCCTCGCAGAACATGCAGGACTTCAACTCCGCCGTGGCTACAGCCAATGAGCCCAGCCGCAA TGCTCCTTCAGATCCATCACCGACTGGCAAGCGGCCATCTGTGGCAGCAGATTCTGAGGTTTACAAGATGCTGCAGGAGAACCAAGAGTCTGATGAGCCTCCTCGGCAGTCGGCTTCATTCAAGGTGCTGCAGGAGATTCTCGAGACGG GTGACTCTGATAAACCGTCGGGGTTCAGGAGTGTGAAAGCACCCTCGACAAAGATTGGATCATCTGTGGGGAACACGGACAAGTTACCCACATGTGACAAATGTGGATCTGGGATTGT GGGGATGGTGGTGAAGCTGAGGGACAAGTTCCGTCACCCCGAGTGCTACACCTGCACAGACTGCGACGTCAACCTAAAACAGAAGGGACATTTCTTTGTGGAGGACCAGATTTATTGTGAGAAGCACGCACGCGAGCGAGTGACTCCACCCGAGGGCTACGACGTGGTCACCGTCTTCCCCAAGTAG